The region CATCTCCAGCCGCTGTGACGTCGGCCACCAGTCCGTGGCGGGCTATCGCCGGCAGGTGGTCGATGTGGGTGAAGTGGTAGAGAAGGGTCGGGATAGGACGAGGCATGACGTCATCTCATCATGCAAGCGGCACGAATACGCGACCGCTCAGTTCTTGATGAACGTCCAACAGCGGGAAGGAGTCCAGCTTGGCTGCAACGCGCAGCCCGAGTAGCTCGGGCGCGGTCGTGATGCTGGAGGCATCAACGGCTGTGGACCGTCGAGTGAGCAGAAGGGCATGGATGAGCCAGGGAGCCAAAGGGGTAGGGATCTCTGGCAGGGAATCGGTGGGGGACAACGCCTGACCGTCCTTTGTGATCAGGCCTAGGTGCGCCAACGTCGTGTAGCTCTTCCGAGCCGCCATGTCGACGGTCGCGGTGCCGCCGACCACCTTCTGGACGGCTGCGCGGACGTCTCGGGCGTGGACCTGGCCCTCGGTTTTGAGGTGGCTTCCAACCACCTTGGCGACGACCCCGACGAAGGGATACGTGGCGAGCAGGGCCCCGAAGTGCAAGATCGCCGGCGCGCCCAGCACATCCTCGCGGTCCAACGCCCACCCGATCATGGCGGCAGCCTCGGCAGGCGGGTTCAGCCACACGCGGGTTAGGCACTTCTTCGTCTTGTTACCGGCCTCTTGATCGCTGACGTGGTCCCGCAGCCGCATCTCGAGCGTGCGGCGGCTGGTCGTCGGATCTCGATCGTGCCGGGCGACGTCATACGCCACGCTGAGGAGCTCCAGTGTGAGGTCCCGGTCCAGCATCATCCCGTAGCCGTTGGCCATCAGCCTGCCACCACCTTCGCGAACGGGACGACGACCTCGTCCAGGCTCAAGCCCCCATGGCTGATGCGCGCCTGCTTCCACGACACCCGGCCGGGTGCGAAGAGAAGGCAGTCGCCGTACGTAGCTGGCAGTCCCGGCACCGAATCCAGGACGATGCCTTCGGCGACAGCCGCGTCCCGCAAGGTCTTGTTGGCGTACCGACGATGGCGTGTGCCTGCCCGAGGCACCAAGGCCCCCTCGTTCGGACCCTTGGTGGGTAGGCACTCGATGCCGCCGTGGTCGGTCGTCACCCAGACCTCGTATCCATGCTGTTCGGCCGCCTCGAGGAGCCGATCCAGGAACCCACTGCGCAGCCATGCCTTCATCCCTGCGTGTAGACCGACGTCGCCCATCATCCTGGCAGCGTGCATCTGCTTGTCGGTCGCGCTGATCACCACCCCGATGGCGTCGTGGTGACCCAACGGGACCTTTGATAGGTCGGCCAACCCACCGTCGACTCGCAGCCAGCCCGCCGAGCGCTCGTGCGTGGCCCACGCGCGTGCCCAGTGCACGGGCTCGGCCTCAGTCAGGTCGCTTGGGTTCAAGGTGTCCAAGAAGGCGGTCGGAAGGTCTGCGGCGGCGATCGCCTGGCGAGAGATCTCGGTGAGTGAGGGCAGCATGGTCAGGGTGCCGCTGGAGTGCAGGACGGTCATGCGCGCCCCCGAACGGATCTGCGTCCACAGCGTGTGGCTCATGCCGTCGAAGACGAGGAGCAGCACGCGCCCGTCCTGGCCGGCCTGCTTGGCCAGGTACGGCTGCACCTGGTGCAGCCCCTTCGGGCCGTTGACCCAGTTGCGTCCGAGCTGCGCACCGTACGACTGCCGAATCCACGTCAGGAACGCTGCGTCGATCCCGTCCCACACCGCCCATGCGGACGCCGCCAGCTGCTCGTCAGGCGGGTTCACCTGGGCAAGCTCGTTGCGGACCGACCCCCACCATGCGGCGACAGGCAGCCACGGCTCGAGTGGTGCCGTCGGCAGGGGTGTCGGGGGCTGTTGTGCCATGAGGGACTGCAGTCTCTCCGCCGGCGAGGCCTCACGCGTGCCCAATCTCGCCCACCTGGGGATAACCGCCGTCGCCGCCAGGCTGGGCTGCAACGTGCCGTCGAGGAACAGGTCCGACACCTCGGTTCGGCACGCGTCGAAGAGCTGACTCAGGTCGGGATCGTCGGGTGACGTCACCCACTCGTCCCACAGCTCCTTCAGCGGGTCGAAGCTGGGGACGGCGTCGAGCGCGCCTTCCAGGACCGGATCCGGCCCGAGCGCCTGTCGCGCGTAGCTCAGTACCGTGTGCGATTGCCCAGCGCGCAGCAGCCGAAGGGCGGCCCGGACGCGGCCAGGGCGATCATCCAACGCGTCGCGGGACACGCCAGCGAGTGCTGCGAGAAGGTCCAGACCGGTGGCCGTCGGTGTGCTGTCTACGACGGCCATGAGCCGATCGCTGTCCTCATCGGTCACGGCAAGGACCAGCGCACGCACCGTCGGATCGGGCGGTACGCGGAGGCGGCAGACGGTGGCTCCCTGCTCGATGTCCCATGGCAAGTCCGCCGGCTGGTGGAGCGCATCGAGGACGTGGATGGTTACGCGCGATCCGTGCGGGTCGCGGCCGTGGCGTTCCCACACCTGTCGAAGCGAGAACCAGTCTGTGCTCGAGGCCACGACATCGGCGTGGGTGCCGGTTCGGAGTTCGTCCTCGGATGCGACCGCGTGGGGATCTAGGACGACCACCGGTCGTGCCGCGTTGCCCGCGGACATTTGCCCTACGACCCACTGCCTCATGGCGCCACCCGGACGAGCAGGCGAAGGACCAACCCGGTGGGTGCGTCCCCCGACGGCGCGCTGGACGGGCGGCTGGCGTAGTCCTTGCCCAGATCCCAGATCCGTTGCCACGTCGTGTCGTCGACTGGCGGTGCGACCCCCACGGCAACAGGTGCGGTGGCCCCGTCCCACACCCGCTCTGCCAGGTCGGGACGCACCGAACCGGAGTCGGTCATGAACACCGCATCGGCAGTCCGTGACCCCGGACCAGCACCGATCTCCCACACCGCCAGGTAGCCGGCGTTTGCCCCCTGCAGGATGGGAAGTGGTTCGCCTGGTGCGACCTCCGGGAGTTCGTGCAACACCTGGGCGGTCGTCGGGGAGCGGCCGGTGAAGCGTTCCCGCTCCCGCCGGGCGATGGTGAGCCACCGCTCGGCACTGCGGTCGTGCCTCGCCGCTGGCGTCGGAGGCGACGGTTGGACGAGGTCGAGGAACGTCGCGGCTGTGGTCGCGTCGTCCGTGGTGCGGCGTTCGAACGAGGTCGCGGCATCGTCCAGGGGTTCGGCACGCATCGCGGCGAGGTAGAGCGCGCTGGCGTGCTGGTCGGCGCTGTGCAGGACGTCACCGCGCTTGTCGGCCCCGAGCTCGGTCAGGATGACCGTGAGCTTCGCCTCGAGTATCTCGAGGACGCGCGCGTCGATCGATTCCTCCATCACGAGGTTCACCGCGTGCACGGG is a window of Euzebya sp. DNA encoding:
- a CDS encoding helicase-related protein; the protein is MAAGDPQLKVVVFTEFTATQDMLLDVLASTGLPAVAINGTLGIHERAVIQRQFRDDARVLISTDAGGEGVNLQFAHVVINYDLPWSPSKLEQRIGRVDRIGQTRPVHAVNLVMEESIDARVLEILEAKLTVILTELGADKRGDVLHSADQHASALYLAAMRAEPLDDAATSFERRTTDDATTAATFLDLVQPSPPTPAARHDRSAERWLTIARRERERFTGRSPTTAQVLHELPEVAPGEPLPILQGANAGYLAVWEIGAGPGSRTADAVFMTDSGSVRPDLAERVWDGATAPVAVGVAPPVDDTTWQRIWDLGKDYASRPSSAPSGDAPTGLVLRLLVRVAP
- a CDS encoding PglZ domain-containing protein encodes the protein MSAGNAARPVVVLDPHAVASEDELRTGTHADVVASSTDWFSLRQVWERHGRDPHGSRVTIHVLDALHQPADLPWDIEQGATVCRLRVPPDPTVRALVLAVTDEDSDRLMAVVDSTPTATGLDLLAALAGVSRDALDDRPGRVRAALRLLRAGQSHTVLSYARQALGPDPVLEGALDAVPSFDPLKELWDEWVTSPDDPDLSQLFDACRTEVSDLFLDGTLQPSLAATAVIPRWARLGTREASPAERLQSLMAQQPPTPLPTAPLEPWLPVAAWWGSVRNELAQVNPPDEQLAASAWAVWDGIDAAFLTWIRQSYGAQLGRNWVNGPKGLHQVQPYLAKQAGQDGRVLLLVFDGMSHTLWTQIRSGARMTVLHSSGTLTMLPSLTEISRQAIAAADLPTAFLDTLNPSDLTEAEPVHWARAWATHERSAGWLRVDGGLADLSKVPLGHHDAIGVVISATDKQMHAARMMGDVGLHAGMKAWLRSGFLDRLLEAAEQHGYEVWVTTDHGGIECLPTKGPNEGALVPRAGTRHRRYANKTLRDAAVAEGIVLDSVPGLPATYGDCLLFAPGRVSWKQARISHGGLSLDEVVVPFAKVVAG